CAAAGTCACTCCCATGTGCAGCAGATCTCTAAAGAGacgagaaaataaataaattaattagagATTCAATTTTCATAGACTAATTTTTACTTGGATAAACCAAGTATCACATTtagtatgttttaaaaaaaaagggaatatgAACTAACTGTGTAGTGATCTGGGCTAGCTGGTCCACTGAGTTGAAGCCGGCCTGAAGGAAACTGTCTTCATAACGCTCCATCTTGATGGCCCTTAGCCAATCCCCCACTGAGGCACACGGTGGGAGAGCTAAAGGTGCACGCTGGTCCAGCAGGGGGTAGGACGGCCTAGGGGACAGGATCCAGAAACAAAGGAATAGCTTACATGCACTGTCACCAAAACCTCAATGAAGAGCTTATATATGTCCCTGCAGCAACATTCCAGTTGACAAGCTGAGCTGAGTGACTGACAGGGACAAACAATGGGATCTGCCAGGGGTGGAATGTCCTCAGCTGTATGTAACCAATAATGTCGAGGCAGGGAAATGGGCACAGCAAGTGGCTGACAGGTCACAACAGGACAATGAGGTGGTGCACAAGATTGGGCAGCAGGAGGCTAATGCCTGCCCTGTCACTGTCAGGGCTTTAAATGAACACTAAGAAAAAGACATGATGAAGACATGCTTCAGTGTTTCTGTGCGTACAGCAAGGCcaataagtatttggacaatgacattttttgtttgtttgttttttaaaatcagggACTACATATAAAAAGGGGATTcctgaacagttaatgcaatacttttgttaagaATCTTGAATGACAGCTGTCTGCCCCTACCTCAcatcctgtttgtttgatttaaaatccactgtggtggtccaGAACCTTATTCAACTAACTGTTCAAAACACATCTGCACTCTCACCCTGCTCCTTCTTGAGCCACTATTTTCAGCGATGCGGGGTTGCGGATGAGTTTGTCCAGAGCGCTAACAAGGTCTGCAAAGCGAGGCCGTGCCGAGCGGTCCTTCTGCCAGCAGTCCAGCATCAGTTGgtgcaggtgggtggggcagTCAGGTGGTGGGGGCAGCCGATAGTCCTGCTCTATGGCATTGATCACCTGATAGAAACATATATCATTAACTATACATCCAGGTAATAGGGAATCTCATGATAACAGTCAAGACTTAAACACCTCACTGATTACCTAAGTTCCAAGTGTTTTATAAAGACTGGGCTAACAAAACCtgagaaatcattaaaaaaaaaaaaaaacacttaataaAACAGCCCAGCATGGATTTTCTTGCTTCAACTTACATCCTGGTTGCTCATGTCCCAATACGGTCTTTCTCCAAAAGACATGACCTCCCACATGACGATGCCATAGCTCCACACATCTGAGGCTGAGGTAAACTTTCTGAAGGCTATCGCCTCCGGTGCTGTCCAGCGGATTGGGATCTTACCTCCCTGCACAGAAAGGTAAACAGTCAGTGCTGCAGAACTTCATATAAACATGGTCGGGCGGGGCTCTGAGAAGGAAACTGAAGGAAGGCAAAATGctaactttaaattaaaaagcttTTATGATCAATATAAAATttcagaaaatgaaaagcatgtggataaataaaactgtctactatttatttatatagtacgtGTCTAATTAACAACTGACTGCACTGTGGAAGTTACACCGCCTCATCATCACTGCATCGTCTTTGTCTTAATGTCCCATTGATGTGCTAGAGATTAAAATGAGCATTTTTGGATGATTTCTATGATTTTTATCctacatatactgtatatgaaatGAATGGAAGGCCTTCTTCCTTAAGCATTAACTGAGGATGGCTGTTGTCTCACCAGAGAGCTAGTGTAGGTCGGGTCAGAGGAGTTCTCCTGCAGGAAGCGTGACAAGCCAAAGTCAGACACCTTGCACACCAGGTTGCTGTTGATCAGGATGTTGCGGGCAGCCAGGTCTCGGTGGACGTAACTCATCTCTGCCAGGTACTTCATGCCAGAGGCAATGCCACGCAGCATACCAACCAGCTGGATGGGTGTGAACTGGCTGTCATTCAGCTGCGGAGCGAAGAGAACCAGTTCAGTCTGAGAATGAGTGGCACTACGGTGTGTTTCACTGTTTGAGAGAAGTGTGCTTTGGCGTTCGTTTGTCTGAGTCATACTGACCCGAAGAAAAGAGTCCAGAGCTCCATTCTCCATATACTCTGTCAGGATCATGACTGGACAGCTGGCTGTGATGATTCCCTCCAGATGGATAATGTTGGGGTGTTGGAACTGTCCCATAATGGATGCCTCAGACAGGAAGTCCCGTCTCTGCTTCTCAGTGTAACCTCCCTTTAGAGTTTTAATTGCTACGTAGTTTTCCTTTTTCCCTGGAATCTTTAGTCGTCCTCGACACACCTCCCCAAACTCCcctgcagcacacagacacGTAAATACATGATTATGGctgtttttctcccccccaTCATGTGTTTACCACATTATGAAGACAACTGTTGCATTTACCAAATGTAATGCTTGCTTGCAGCTAGCAATGCCCTTTGGTTTGAATGAGGGCCACCAATATTGGGAACATATTTATCagttaattgtgtttttttctgcagctAAATTGAATTTTGACTGATAAAGAAGAATCCAGGCAATggttttaaatgtcactgaatCAATTTAATTTAGCAATTAGATATATTTTAATAAGGTTATTTTGAGAAAGAGAACAATAtgctaaaaatacaaaacaaataacaaaaagcaACGACTGCAGCCAGCAAGTCCTCAGAAAGAGCAGACCAGTGCAAAGTTTATAGATTTATTAATCACAGGAAAAGCATACAGATGGGGCTTACCGGCACCGATGACCTCCTCAATTTTGACAAAGGAAACATCGATTTCCTTGGCAAATTCTCTCACTGCCTCATTAGGGTCCTCATAGGTGAAAGGGTCGATATAAACCTTGACCCCTTTGAGAGGAAAGACAAACAGAAGCGTGGGAAATGAAAGAGCACAAATGTTACAGAACCATGAGCGGCAGGGAGCCCGGtcacattaaaaatgatttccCTGACGTGAATGATTTgtaaatcagagctgtggttcGGCGTGCATGTCCTTGATGCTTTACCTTGGCCAATGAGGTACTGGCTGTTTTTGTCACTCAGCTCTGGATCCTTTATTCGGCTGTGCCGGCTGAAGGCACAAAGAGATCAGTATAAATGAAACAAGATTAGCATGGCAGTGCAGTTATCTGAAGAAttgatgttttatttcacttttttggcAAGTGTTCCTAGTGCTTTATCAGCCCAATGTGATGCATATCACAATGGGACTGTTcagatgcaataaaaaaaacacaacacctAACCGActataataaaactaaaatagcaaaaatatatacagtaccagtcaaaagtgtgtccaaacttttgactggcactgtataATGAATTATTGATACACTTGTTGGAACACCGTGCTATCTTGGCCCTATTcagagagaggtcagaggtcacttcAGCCACAGGCACGCTTAAAAATACATCCTTTCTATATAATTAGACACCAAAACCACCTTGTTgtgaaaagttttgtttttgctgtaaacacacaataaacaatGACTTATGGTAGCGCTAAATACCTGAGCCAACCCATATGGTTCTGCTCTTTGACGCAAGCGGCTCCATTATAATTCAGCTGGTGCAAACTCATCCCTACAGTACAGTAACAACCCTGTAGCTACTGGATCCTTGCCTTCCTCCATTTCTCTCTCCCACCTCATAAGCCTAAAATAGCAATAATGCACCACCCTCAGTTAGTGGCAGATCTGGGCCTCCCTcactggtttgtgtgtgtgcgtgcatgcatgcgtgcgtgcgtgtgtatgtgtgtgtgtgtgtgtgtgtcacaaggTCACAGCTATTGTTCTGTCCTGTGGAAACAGGGTTGGGACGCCTGTATCCTGTCTTTCCCTGCCCTCTACCTTTATCGTCATCCTTCTCACACACAAATGTATGCaccttctccctctctttttcccTGTGATGCCATCCAACATTATTTACTCAAACAATGAAGCCTAAGGAAAATGTTCTAATGAGCAGGATAGCTTTTAGCTGTGTAAGCAAAATAAATCATGAGCATTGCTTTGTGTCTCAACTGCTTCACAGAGGGGGGAAAAGAAGGTGTGGGTAACAGAGTGCAAATCCACCGTTGATAAGATATGATTTGtataaacaaaagaacaaagtaGTGCAAAACTGTAAAATTGGGGTCACGTTTGTTATTGGTTTTTGATTTCTATCCTTTTCGCTCCATTTCCTGTTATTCCGCGAGCTTCTTTCACTTGCAAATCTATCTTGTTTTCCTGTGCCTATTTCCCTTTCCCCCGTTCTCACCGAATGCAGTAGGCGGCCACAAAGACGAAAGTGACAAGCAGCAGCATCCCGACAGCGATAAGAATGCCAGGTACCAAGAACTGGGAGGCAGAGTCATGTCCTGAGAGAGACGACAaacaaaagagacagaaaagaaaatagGAGACAGTAAGTAAGAGAGTAACACAATGACAGAAGCCATGACAGGAGGTTTACACAGGTATTAAAGAAAGGTATGAGAGATGGGGGATGGGGGGGACAACATGACAGGAATTTATAATATTAAAGAGCCTCAACAAGGACACTAACGCAATACAAGGACACAGGCgataaattcataaaaagaaACTGTTCAGGGATTGATTATGCAGGAAAGAACGTGAAAAGAACTCCCCattggaaatttaaaaaaaaaaaaaaaaatgtgtgtgactCTTCTTCAAGAGCCAACAAGACCTTTCCTTACCATCAGGCAGAGTGCTGAAAATAACTGGTGGACTGAAGCTGCCGTAGCCGGCCAGGGTGCGTGCCCGAACCCGCACTTCATACTGACTAGCCCTGCGCAGGTCTGTCAGCACAGCCTGGTTTCTGTTACTCTCCATGAAGTGGCACTGGTCCTCGCTACGTCGCTCCTgccaaaaaagcaaacaagagTGAGTCTGAACCAGGAATGAAAGTAGAAATAATCACCATGAAAAGTACAAAGTTAAACTTAGAAAAACTGCTAAAAATGCAGTAAGTGTGGTTAATAAACTTCAGTTAAATTGTCCTCAATTAAACCTGAACTTTCAGTAACTTTAATTACatcacataataaaaaaaaaccaaaacattacCAACGTGTTACTAATATCTTAATATCCTACACTCATGTAAACTGTGTACTGCCTCTTTCTTTGCTGTATGTGTGCTGTATTACTTTCAGATGACCACATCTTGATCTTTCataaatatatcatttcttcAACTGTGGTGAAGATTCACATGATCTAAGCCACATGCTGTCCCCCATTAACTACATCTGCACTGTGACAGAGAGCTTTTTAATCCCGAGCCTGCAAAGAAAATcctgaaatatgaaaaatatatgaAGGAACAGTTGAGGGATGTCGTCAGGGGGCTCTTACCTTCTCACAGTAGCGCAGCTGATACTGCAGGATGGTGTAGTGTGGCTGAGCTGGGACTGACCAGTGCAGAGTCAGACTGCTCTCTGTGGAGTCGCTCTTCTGAATCACAGACACCAGTGGCGGCACTGCACAGATGGCAGCAGAATTATAAATACAGTGAAATTCTGACTATTTATacctttcctcctctcctcccgcAGATCTTACCATTGTGGGTCGTAGTGATGTTGACACTTTCACTGGCAGGCGCCTTGGCACTGAGCTGAGACACCCCGTTGAGTGCCTGAATAGTGAAAGTGTATGTTGTGTGCGGCAGCAGGCCCCACACCTCCACCCTGCGACCCAGAAGGCCATCTTGCGCAGGCCGGTAACTGACGCTGTCTCCGCAGGGCAGGCACGTTTCCTTTGGTGACCCGCATAGCGAGCACCTCACAGCGTAGCTCAGGTCTGTTCTGCCACCGTTATCTAGCGGCTCATTCCAATCCAGAGTGAGCGTGGTGAAGTTAACGGTGGGGTTGATGCTGCGAGGAGCCGAGGGAGTTCctacagtgacaaaaaaaaaatagttaaaatagCATggcttttttcatatttaaaaaatactgtaaactgGCAGGCATTCAAGTTCCTGTATGCAAACCAGTCTActtaaaaatgtagtttttttaaGAGCTGGATGAgaaaattgatgaaattttatttttttattttgtatttttgcattctatatttgtttaattctgTTTTATAGCAAAATACAATGCTTTGGTCATTTCTAAATGTGCTTATACATAAATCTGACTTTGATTAAAGGTAAATATGTTGCTGCAGGCAGCAGCCACTTAGCTTCACTTAGTAGAAAAGCAGATACATGGTTGGTCTGAACTGCATGTTGGATGGTCGGGATTTTATAACCCACCCAACATCACACTTTTCCAGAACTAGAGCTTCATGTTTACATGACAGTATTACTGATTTATTCCACCACACTAAAATATctcccaaaatgtcaaaatattccattaaatttggccttttcCTGATCCCAACGGCAGCATTCTAGTCAGATTCAAGCATTTGATTTTCTAAATCTCTTAAGACTAATTAAGCAATATCAATATACTAGCATTACctgttatgatttttttctgcttttgcaaTATTAAGTACCTTCAGAAAGCACCAGTAGTTGTTCTCAACATATTATCAATTTATTTGGTGCCAAATATTGaatcatatttctttttttttttcagggtaaCGCTGCCCTGGTGAAATTACAGTACATTAAAGTTCTGTGTTGATCTCCACTGTGCCATTTTGCTACTGTTTTACTTTTCCATGACCCACACCGATTGTTTCTTTATGATTTCTGATATAAGCTGAAGACATTTTATTCAGCCCGCACATGTAGTCACGAAGCAGAACAATGCTCTTGCAGTGGCTTTGCGTCACAGCGGGAGCATATGTGCTGCTGGATTTAACTGGTGCAATTACGTTTGTCTAAAACTGGATGATAATGATCACTGCCTGAAAATTGTAAGAAGATAGCTATTGCCTCAAGCCAAGCATAACTAAACAGCAAGACCACTCAGGCACTGTGAATGAGTTTCTGTTCCTGCCAAGGAGAGAGAGCTTTGTCACTGAGCCTGCAGCTAACTTAAGTGCTAATGGTGTTCTCATTGGAAACCCGAGTGGAGTAACATCGCACTCAATCTGGGTGAGTATGAATTCTGAATTCAGCATTTGGTattaggggtttttttttttggaggtgaCACATTTTAAGTCTTGGCAATTACAATCTACTTTATTAAAACCACCACGCCTGtctcaaaaatgtaaaacttaCACTTATTTTCATGGGGAAAAGGTCTGCGTGATTTACAGGTGGCTTGGTTGGTTTAAAATTTAGCATACAAATTGAAAATAATGTTACGTGCTGAACTGCACGGGCGATCCGGTACAACAACAGAATGCATAATAGAAATGAGCTTATTATAGAGATCAATTATTAAGATTAAAACCTTTGTAATTAAAGTtatcagtaaaaaataaaactggtgGATGTGAATTCCATTTGGTATTTATATCACACCTGCAGGGAACAGCCACAGTCAACAGCCTGATGCGGAGTGTCACATTGTTTCACATCATCTTGTGGCCCTTCCAAGAGAGTGCACCTAATTAAAGAGTCCCTCCcactcacacatccaaaatgaGCCTGAATTGAAATTCCTGAATCCGCATGGATGTGTCACTCGAGACCATCAATGCCTACTTCACTTTGGAGAGAAACCCCTACCCTCCCACCCCCACTAACAACCTGTCACAAAAGACATGCATCTCAATGCCCAGCAGTGGGACAAAGGCCACAAAGCAGCTCAGCGGACCCTGGCTAAATGACActggaggaaaaagaggagtaGCACCAGAAATGttagaagaagacaaagaagagcACGAGACAGAAAAGAGTGTTGCTTAGCACCTCCATATTTGCATGTGGATTAAACACCATTTACTTACTTGTGCATGGGGTGTCAGGAGTGTCCGATTCGGCACGTAGGTACCCAGGACGACATGCACACACTGACGATCCCCTGATGGTGGCCTGGCTGAATCCTGGGCAGCCTCTGCACTGTCCCTCTGTGCCCGACTTAAACTGACCCACAGGACAGGCTGAAGAGGACAGCATGCAAGAACAAATAAAGGCTCATTAGcattaaatacaataaaacctTCACTGTGTCCTATACCGGCCTGGGTCAAACTGAATTTGCAAATAAATCCTTTATTTCGGTATGCTTAGGTGCCAGATGGTTGCAGATTGACAGACAGAACCATGTAATGAGGGCTATAAACTGAGACAATCACAGTAATGAGACTGACACTAATAGTCAATTTAGTGGAGAAAAAACCTGCCTGTGACTGACATGCTGCTTATCATTGAATTTACCTGGCCATATCTGGATAATGAGACCAGACATGTGGTAGTCCTTATGAAAAACTGTCATTGCTTATTGATTCAAATATTTTTCCAGCTCTCCTTTGTAAAGCCTAAACCAGCACTGTGGTACTCAAGATGTAAAGGCATTGTGAACTCATGCTGAAAGGACTGGCTGAATAATCAATTAGTTGACTGATGGAAAAACAATTAAGCACAATTTTGACCAAATCAACTAAACCGCTCCCCTGTTTTTCTTCGCTTTGTATCACATCTGATATTTCAGACCAAACCATCaatcaataaaagaaaataaatgcacacagGAATTAAGAGTGACAGCAGTCATTAGATGGTCTGAAACCATGCTCACCTCAGCTTCTATTCAACACGCGTTATATATGCGAATGTGTAATAAGCTGTCACACTTCTAATACCGCATACAATCACAGAAAACCTGCAGTGTTTACATTCTGTGTTCAGTCTGTTGGCTGATATGCAGCTGCTGAGTGAGAGAAATATAACAATAAACTTTCACACCAACTGGGAACATTGTTGCAGTGAAAAACTGACACATTTCACAGGGTCAACACCCTCTCCGATCCTTCCTGACTGACATTTTGCCGCAGGAATTTGCCACATGTGAAGAGCTGCCTGTAACCTCGGTGCTTTTGAGCTCCCACAAGATGACACAGATAACACTTTCTGTTTTACAGGAGCAGTTGCTACTGATTACTATGCAACTTTTCAGTGAATTCAGCTGCTCACAGCAGTCCATACTAAGATAAGTCATTGTTTTGTTCGGTTACTCTGAGTTctggaatttttattttttggttttctgaagGAAAGGAAGCTTTTCAAATAGAAATTAATATTTTGGGAGCAGACAGGGGGCTATTTCTAACCCATTTAGGGTGTCCTCTTTATAATCTTATTTGCCTAACAACAATAAGGCTAGAACAGCACACGGGGAAACATAACCCTCCCACGGAGGAGTATTTATGGTCTAATAGAGGTTTATTTCAGAGATGTAGTTTAAATATTCTAACCATGCTTACTTGAAACACTAAATCAATTTGACAGCATTCGtaccttttacatttaaatggtTGTGTTTGACCCAGAAAATATATGTATTGTCTCTGGCAAATAATAGTATTACAGcaaaatgaattttaattttaaacccAGGCGTCGATTTCATTTTTCTGAAATGACCAGCCTACCAAGCAAATTAACTGCCCGGTCTTTCTGCAAAGGCAATTTCCCTTTATGGCCTTGTGAATGTTTTGCCTTACAACTCTCTTCTGTGACAGAACGCTGGAAATGCCACCTCACCAGGAGCAAAATGTcggaaattatttttttgttatgaaAAATCATTATACCACCCACAGAGATCAAACTACGTCCTACcttcaaacacagacagatgaaaCCAGACATTTCCCTTGGAAAATGTggcatttcttcttttgtttctctgtttttagtACTCTCCATTTATCTGTGTCGGTGTGATGCGGTGAGTATGTGCGCGTGTGGGGGTAGTCCATGCGCGAGGCTTGTTAATTGGACTCATTAGGCAGAGCTGCTGCACGGCTCCTGAGAGAATCATCCTgcttcttccttcttttttgtCTGCTTTGCTTTGATGTTCTCAAAGTGTTATGATCTTTACCCCGAGCACcacctcccctccctctctcccttcacctctgcagTTCTCCTGCGCTCCTTCTATCTCAGCTGAGCCACGAGTTGTCGCAGCAGTAAGCCTTTGACCCTGCTCTTCCTTTCAGAGATAAGTGCTGCTCTACCTGACCTCTCTTTCTGTCCCCTCTGTGTCACAGCCATTCCCCTGCCTCATTAACTTCCTCGGTCTCTCATTTCCTCTCAAACACTTCAACCCTCAGTGAACCCCCGCCACCCTCGCCTTACCATTGTTTTCTTGTTTAGTctgcctgctctgctgcctATATGGGTGTAGTCTAAATGCATACATACAAGCACGTCGGTTTTATGTGACTTAACCTTGCCTCCTTCTTACCTGTGCATCTTGTGTAGCCCTCAGCTGGTTCAAATCCCGGTACACATGCACAGGAGGTTGTTGGTTGGCCCACCCATTGGCCATCTTCCCCACAGAAAAGCTTAGGTGGCCGAAGTCGTGGACCCTGCTGAGCTGCATGCTCCACACATACACCCTGTGCCTCTTGCACAAGAGTACGGGGTATAGTCTCGGGGAAAGAGGAAAGAGCACTGACCAGAGGAGGACACTTCTTGAAGAACACCCTGACAGACAGCAGAGCCATGCAGGCGCCCTGAGCTTGGAAAGCCAAGTAAAAGCCTCTCTTACTAAGAGGACCGAGTCTCAAGGTCTTCACATTCAATTTCTTCTCCCCGTCCTTCCTTAGTAGAAAGTCTGCAGCCACTGTGTCCACCTAGGacaggaagaaagagaaaagatctTATGTAAGAGCCAGATTCCTGCACACAGTGTTCAGCCATGAAAA
The window above is part of the Archocentrus centrarchus isolate MPI-CPG fArcCen1 chromosome 14, fArcCen1, whole genome shotgun sequence genome. Proteins encoded here:
- the ephb4a gene encoding ephrin type-B receptor 4a, giving the protein MELIYQSIVLLGCVFLDWALLSTADEEVLMNTKTETSDLKWTVFSRAKPQWEEVSGLDEENNSVRINQICQTDSSSSHWLRSGYIQRRGASQVYVELRFTMMECSSRSTHHRSCKETFNLYYYQADSNDATATYPPWMENPYVKVDTVAADFLLRKDGEKKLNVKTLRLGPLSKRGFYLAFQAQGACMALLSVRVFFKKCPPLVSALSSFPETIPRTLVQEAQGVCVEHAAQQGPRLRPPKLFCGEDGQWVGQPTTSCACVPGFEPAEGYTRCTACPVGQFKSGTEGQCRGCPGFSQATIRGSSVCACRPGYLRAESDTPDTPCTRTPSAPRSINPTVNFTTLTLDWNEPLDNGGRTDLSYAVRCSLCGSPKETCLPCGDSVSYRPAQDGLLGRRVEVWGLLPHTTYTFTIQALNGVSQLSAKAPASESVNITTTHNVPPLVSVIQKSDSTESSLTLHWSVPAQPHYTILQYQLRYCEKERRSEDQCHFMESNRNQAVLTDLRRASQYEVRVRARTLAGYGSFSPPVIFSTLPDGHDSASQFLVPGILIAVGMLLLVTFVFVAAYCIRRHSRIKDPELSDKNSQYLIGQGVKVYIDPFTYEDPNEAVREFAKEIDVSFVKIEEVIGAGEFGEVCRGRLKIPGKKENYVAIKTLKGGYTEKQRRDFLSEASIMGQFQHPNIIHLEGIITASCPVMILTEYMENGALDSFLRLNDSQFTPIQLVGMLRGIASGMKYLAEMSYVHRDLAARNILINSNLVCKVSDFGLSRFLQENSSDPTYTSSLGGKIPIRWTAPEAIAFRKFTSASDVWSYGIVMWEVMSFGERPYWDMSNQDVINAIEQDYRLPPPPDCPTHLHQLMLDCWQKDRSARPRFADLVSALDKLIRNPASLKIVAQEGAGPSYPLLDQRAPLALPPCASVGDWLRAIKMERYEDSFLQAGFNSVDQLAQITTQDLLHMGVTLAGHQRKILSSIQTMTFQNKSTATVTF